One part of the Dermacentor andersoni chromosome 2, qqDerAnde1_hic_scaffold, whole genome shotgun sequence genome encodes these proteins:
- the LOC129387768 gene encoding uncharacterized protein isoform X2 has translation MAPPAAEALALCCPEAHELEMKEVPSWPDLIAREAILTYDMAALLGCGFVALLLLSLGDAVLVPLLHRLRYMGWRRAGTSTSRKLAAIEASGLMQPVAASVRLPQSSVPGTGTGGIRSSPTIMDPTSLVSSYKEKGDMVLEAASLERRFGSQYAVCAVSLSVREGECVGLLGQSGAGKSTMLRMLSGELLPTAGACVVYGNDLRSQRAGYVTRVGYQPSTGGYVPELTARQHLELLAVLRLLPKRNVRPLVNHVLRLVDLDREADKQAEHY, from the exons ATGGCGCCGCCCGCCGCCGAGGCGCTCGCCCTATGCTGTCCTGAAGCCCATGAGCTTGAGATGAAG GAGGTGCCCAGCTGGCCGGATCTAATCGCGAGAGAGGCGATCCTGACATACGACATGGCCGCGCTGCTGGGATGCGGCTTCGTCGCCCTGTTGCTGTTGTCGCTGGGCGACGCCGTGCTGGTGCCGCTGCTGCACCGGCTCAGATACATGGGCTGGCGGAGGGCAGGCACGTCCACCAGTCGCAAGTTGGCCGCCATCGAGGCGAGTGGGCTCATGCAGCCGGTCGCCGCCTCCGTCAGGCTGCCGCAGTCGTCGGTGCCTGGTACTGGCACTGGCGGCATTCGCTCCAGCCCCACCATCATGGACCCTACGTCGCTGGTCTCTTCGTACAAG GAGAAGGGAGACATGGTGCTGGAGGCGGCAAGTTTGGAGCGCCGGTTCGGTAGCCAGTACGCGGTCTGCGCCGTATCGTTGAGTGTACGGGAGGGTGAGTGCGTCGGCCTTCTGGGCCAAAGTGGAGCTGGAAAGTCCACCATGCTGCGAATGCTCTCCGGAGAGCTGCTACCCACGGCCGGCGCATGCGTCGTCTACGGAAACGACCTGCGCTCCCAGAGGGCCGGCTACGTTACGCGCGTCGGGTACCAG CCTAGCACCGGCGGCTATGTGCCCGAGCTGACGGCCCGGCAGCACCTGGAGCTCCTGGCCGTTCTCAGGCTGCTGCCTAAGCGCAACGTGCGTCCACTGGTGAACCACGTGCTCCGACTCGTTGACCTTGACAGGGAAGCCGACAAGCAGGCTGAGCACTACTG A
- the LOC129387768 gene encoding bacitracin transport ATP-binding protein BcrA-like isoform X1, whose product MAPPAAEALALCCPEAHELEMKEVPSWPDLIAREAILTYDMAALLGCGFVALLLLSLGDAVLVPLLHRLRYMGWRRAGTSTSRKLAAIEASGLMQPVAASVRLPQSSVPGTGTGGIRSSPTIMDPTSLVSSYKEKGDMVLEAASLERRFGSQYAVCAVSLSVREGECVGLLGQSGAGKSTMLRMLSGELLPTAGACVVYGNDLRSQRAGYVTRVGYQPSTGGYVPELTARQHLELLAVLRLLPKRNVRPLVNHVLRLVDLDREADKQAEHYCRSSLRKLGLAMALLGAPRLVLLDAPTSGIDPISARKMWQAVDAFITANDQAVVLATTL is encoded by the exons ATGGCGCCGCCCGCCGCCGAGGCGCTCGCCCTATGCTGTCCTGAAGCCCATGAGCTTGAGATGAAG GAGGTGCCCAGCTGGCCGGATCTAATCGCGAGAGAGGCGATCCTGACATACGACATGGCCGCGCTGCTGGGATGCGGCTTCGTCGCCCTGTTGCTGTTGTCGCTGGGCGACGCCGTGCTGGTGCCGCTGCTGCACCGGCTCAGATACATGGGCTGGCGGAGGGCAGGCACGTCCACCAGTCGCAAGTTGGCCGCCATCGAGGCGAGTGGGCTCATGCAGCCGGTCGCCGCCTCCGTCAGGCTGCCGCAGTCGTCGGTGCCTGGTACTGGCACTGGCGGCATTCGCTCCAGCCCCACCATCATGGACCCTACGTCGCTGGTCTCTTCGTACAAG GAGAAGGGAGACATGGTGCTGGAGGCGGCAAGTTTGGAGCGCCGGTTCGGTAGCCAGTACGCGGTCTGCGCCGTATCGTTGAGTGTACGGGAGGGTGAGTGCGTCGGCCTTCTGGGCCAAAGTGGAGCTGGAAAGTCCACCATGCTGCGAATGCTCTCCGGAGAGCTGCTACCCACGGCCGGCGCATGCGTCGTCTACGGAAACGACCTGCGCTCCCAGAGGGCCGGCTACGTTACGCGCGTCGGGTACCAG CCTAGCACCGGCGGCTATGTGCCCGAGCTGACGGCCCGGCAGCACCTGGAGCTCCTGGCCGTTCTCAGGCTGCTGCCTAAGCGCAACGTGCGTCCACTGGTGAACCACGTGCTCCGACTCGTTGACCTTGACAGGGAAGCCGACAAGCAGGCTGAGCACTACTG CCGCTCGTCCCTGCGAAAACTCGGCCTCGCTATGGCGTTGCTGGGGGCCCCGCGCCTGGTGTTGCTGGACGCTCCAACGAGTGGAATCGATCCCATCTCGGCGCGCAAGATGTGGCAGGCCGTGGACGCCTTCATCACGGCCAACGACCAGGCGGTCGTGCTCGCCACCACGCTGTGA